From the Prunus dulcis chromosome 4, ALMONDv2, whole genome shotgun sequence genome, one window contains:
- the LOC117625440 gene encoding ribonuclease 3-like protein 2, translating into MTKVFTTPTSLDRVRSPEMKDSVTAVEKILGYNFKNKKLLEEALTHPSYGSPSYKRLGLATLGDSALGHAVTNHFFCMADHPQFSEGQLTLLRSANVSNHKLACVAVHCGLYRYLRHNEPAFDDKIEEFIEALINGEEYVGFVEADEPKVLADIVESVAAAVYIELNFDLDKLWMKFKPLLEPIYTLENLRGHPMTILKEFCEKRGKRLDVLLRDETGNISTADVYVDGQLNGSGSAKRKSTAQCTAAQQAIQKLSQSMVVNNEGTAAGNGNSFRIEEAMQELNVRFEKKRLPKPDYKEEKKSGPPHSPKFVYSVKGVISDGTVKSVKGDEKSRIQYAKNSAAHKMILTLQEYDNVIKTKESDCVMA; encoded by the exons ATGACGAAGGTCTTCACCACCCCAACATCCCTTGATCGTGTACGATCACCGGAAATGAAAGATTCAGTGACAGCCGTGGAGAAGATCCTCGGCTACAACTTCAAGAACAAGAAGCTTCTAGAAGAAGCTCTCACCCACCCCTCCTATGGGTCCCCTTCGTATAAACGCCTTGGCCTTGCGACCCTTGGCGATAGCGCTCTTGGCCATGCAGTGACCAACCACTTCTTTTGTATGGCTGACCACCCTCAGTTCAGCGAAGGCCAACTCACTTTGCTACGCTCTGCCAATGTTAGCAACCACAAACTCGCCTGCGTCGCCGTTCATTGTGGGCTTTATCGCTACCTTCGCCACAATGAACCTGCTTTTGATGATAaa ATTGAGGAGTTTATTGAAGCTTTAATTAATGGAGAAGAATACGTGGGGTTTGTTGAGGCCGATGAACCCAAGGTTCTTGCAGATATTGTTGAGTCCGTGGCAGCTGCTGTTTACATTGAGTTAAATTTTGATCTCGATAAACTATGGAtg AAATTTAAGCCTCTTTTGGAGCCTATATATACTCTTGAAAACTTGCGAGGTCATCCCATGACAATATTGAAAGAGTTTTGCGAGAAGAGAGGGAAGCGCCTTGACGTGCTGCTGAGAGATGAGACCGGAAATATAAGTACTGCTGATGTCTATGTTGATGGCCAGCTTAATGGATCGGGTTCTGCAAAACGGAAGAGTACCGCACAGTGTACTGCTGCTCAACAAGCTATACAAAAGTTGTCGCAATCGATGGTTGTAAACAACGAAGGTACTGCAGCTGGAAACGGCAACTCATTTCGTATTGAAGAAGCGATGCAGGAGTTGAATGTGCGTTTTGAAAAGAAGAGGTTGCCTAAACCAGATTACAA agaagagaagaaatcaGGTCCTCCACATTCACCCAAATTTGTATACTCAGTTAAAGGGGTAATTTCAGATGGTACCGTGAAATCTGTGAAGGGAGATGAAAAGTCAAGAATACAATATGCGAAGAATTCTGCAGCTCACAAAATGATCCTTACTTTACAAGAATATGATAATGTGATCAAAACCAAAGAATCCGATTGCGTAATGG CTTag
- the LOC117626129 gene encoding ribonuclease 3-like protein 2, whose translation MRLFTHQLQPSPEMKERVTAVERIVGYDFVDKTLLEEALTHPSSCRPNSYQRLELLGDSALNHAVTKYLFRDSRKFNEEEITNRLKDTVSNPYLARIGARLGLYDYLVRHNTPDLDDQVAKFTEGVIKGKDMTGSPGYKVLADVVESVAAAVYIDLNYDLDKLMKIFMPLLDLEKSDSMMKTKESDSMLGYIASLLYTLGAKAYRVIISLLVFCLRGIILLVIVCVLFKLIDCFAK comes from the exons ATGAGGCTGTTCACCCACCAACTCCAGCCATCACCGGAAATGAAAGAGCGGGTGACAGCCGTGGAGAGAATCGTAGGCTACGACTTCGTGGACAAGACGCTTCTAGAAGAAGCTCTCACCCACCCCTCATCCTGTCGGCCCAATTCGTATCAACGCCTGGAGCTCCTGGGCGACAGCGCTCTCAACCACGCAGTGACAAAGTACTTATTTCGTGACAGCCGGAAGTTCAACGAAGAAGAAATCACTAACCGACTCAAAGATACCGTTAGCAACCCCTACCTCGCCCGCATTGGTGCTCGGCTTGGGCTTTATGACTACCTTGTCCGCCACAATACACCTGATCTTGATGATCag GTCGCAAAGTTTACTGAAGGAGTAATTAAAGGAAAAGATATGACGGGGTCTCCAGGCTACAAGGTTCTTGCAGATGTTGTCGAATCCGTGGCTGCTGCTGTTTACATTGACTTGAATTATGATCTCGATAAGCTGATGAAG ATATTTATGCCTCTTTTGGATCTCGAAAAATCTGATTCTATGATGAAGACGAAGGAATCGGATTCCATGTTGGGTTATATTGCCTCACTACTCTACACACTTGGGGCTAAGGCCTATAGGGTGATAATAAGTctcttggttttttgtttgaggGGAATAATACTGCTAGTTATCGTCTGtgttttgtttaaattaattgacTGTTTTGCTAAGTAA
- the LOC117625441 gene encoding F-box/kelch-repeat protein At4g19930-like, translating into MMRRADPVKASKKLPFDIITEILTWLPIDSLVRFKRVCKNWYFLIVHDRKFIAKHMERTCLLRLRYVCKHEANKLTVIFDKSFGMAAFCAGLVLEKSLTNSQVFRIRNPATHQVLYLPNAHEGTRNMDFALNPSTHECKLVCFYGKDSEVGFEVLTIGKDEQWRPMKHPNTDLLKHRGKPALQIYRGSSFKCEGRGHFVQVTGDGQDWNLKIHSLDILSECFITNTVPRGFYVNWWDSLVFYWNDCVAVADIGEEKLTVLVLEDYKQHKWSKKTVRVTFSEDHITLLKDPFFVINAHSDGLNFHFKDRFIHYDLKRETIEKVNIRLGINFCLVKPSLIALKGMKTGKVACSI; encoded by the coding sequence ATGATGAGGAGAGCTGATCCTGTAAAAGCATCAAAGAAGCTTCCCTTTGATATTATCACAGAGATTTTGACCTGGCTGCCTATAGATTCTCTAGTAAGATTCAAGCGTGTCTGCAAAAACTGGTACTTTTTGATTGTTCATGACCGCAAGTTCATAGCCAAACATATGGAGCGGACCTGTCTTCTGCGACTCAGATATGTATGCAAACATGAAGCTAACAAGTTAACCGTTATTTTCGACAAAAGCTTCGGAATGGCAGCGTTTTGCGCTGGCTTGGTTCTAGAGAAGAGTCTTACTAATTCTCAAGTTTTCCGAATTAGAAATCCTGCAACCCATCAGGTACTTTACTTGCCTAATGCACATGAGGGTACCAGGAATATGGACTTTGCTTTGAACCCATCCACTCATGAGTGTAAACTGGTATGTTTTTATGGCAAAGACAGTGAAGTTGGTTTTGAGGTGTTAACTATTGGGAAGGATGAGCAATGGAGACCAATGAAACATCCAAACACAGATTTGCTGAAACATCGTGGCAAACCAGCGCTACAAATTTATAGAGGATCATCTTTTAAGTGTGAGGGGCGTGGTCACTTTGTCCAGGTTACTGGAGATGGGCAAGATTGGAACCTGAAAATTCACTCTCTTGATATCTTGAGTGAATGTTTCATTACTAATACCGTGCCCCGGGGATTTTATGTAAATTGGTGGGACAGTTTGGTTTTCTATTGGAATGACTGTGTAGCTGTTGCTGATATAGGAGAGGAAAAACTTACCGTGCTGGTGTTGGAGGACTACAAGCAGCACAAATGGAGTAAAAAGACGGTCCGGGTGACATTTTCAGAGGATCACATCACACTGCTGAAGGATCCATTTTTTGTTATCAATGCTCATTCTGATGGccttaattttcattttaaggACAGATTTATTCACTATGATCTGAAGAGGGAGACAATTGAGAAGGTAAATATTCGCCTGGGAATCAACTTCTGTTTGGTTAAGCCAAGCCTGATAGCTCTTAAGGGAATGAAAACAGGGAAGGTTGCCTGCAGCATTTGA